From a region of the Triticum aestivum cultivar Chinese Spring chromosome 7D, IWGSC CS RefSeq v2.1, whole genome shotgun sequence genome:
- the LOC123165955 gene encoding chaperone protein dnaJ C76, chloroplastic produces the protein MAGFFGTCAASDHYCLQLRSGSAHHELIRPNKYRRTMIRCCSTAKGKTRRDYFQVLGVATHSTPQEIKEAYRKLQKQHHPDIAGDKGHDHALLLNEAYEVLMRSSSRKADGFGKSRGGFGSGYTGDGYSSWNGPIRSQALFVDENKCIGCRECVHHAGETFAMDDVLGSAHVEVQFGDVEQQIQVAVESCPVNCIHWVGSEELPVLEFMARPQRKEGHGVFGGGWERPKDVFAAARNFAKKLERQEQQESSRGANGGEDVEAETAAQAEARRHAGQELRWKSLFDVWNGLGDWRKSGTDR, from the exons ATGGCAGGGTTCTTCGGCACCTGTGCTGCTTCTGATCACTATTGTTTGCAGCTCAGATCTGGATCAGCTCACCATGAACTGATTAGACCAAACAAGTACAGAAGGACCATGATCAGGTGCTGCAGCACAGCGAAGGGGAAGACAAGAAGGGACTACTTCCAGGTTCTTGGAGTAGCAACTCATTCCACACCTCAGGAGATCAAGGAAGCTTACAGGAAACTCCAGAAGCAACACCATCCTGATATTGCTGGCGACAAG GGCCATGACCACGCGCTATTGCTGAATGAGGCGTATGAGGTGTTGATGAGGAGTTCATCCAGGAAAGCTGATGGATTTGGCAAGAGCAGAGGCGGCTTTGGGAGCGGTTACACCGGGGACGGATACAGTTCTTGGAATGGGCCTATCAGGAGCCAGGCTCTCTTCGTGGATGAGAACAAATGCATAG GATGTAGGGAGTGTGTTCACCATGCTGGGGAGACGTTTGCCATGGACGATGTTCTTGGAAGTGCGCACGTCGAAGTCCAGTTTGGCGACGTGGAGCAGCAGATCCAG GTGGCTGTGGAGTCTTGCCCTGTGAACTGCATCCACTGGGTTGGGAGTGAAGAGCTCCCGGTGCTGGAGTTCATGGCGCGGCCACAGCGCAAGGAAGGGCACGGCGTATTCGGCGGCGGGTGGGAGAGGCCCAAGGACGTGTTCGCGGCGGCCAGGAACTTCGCCAAGAAACTCGAGAGGCAGGAGCAGCAGGAAAGTTCCAGGGGCGCAAACG GGGGTGAAGATGTGGAGGCTGAAACGGCAGCGCAGGCCGAAGCGAGACGCCACGCGGGGCAGGAGCTACGGTGGAAGAGTTTGTTCGATGTTTGGAATGGgttgggagactggaggaaatccGGAACAGACAGGTAG
- the LOC100682431 gene encoding alpha-glucan water dikinase, chloroplastic isoform X1, with translation MGGFSAATAAERCAVGIHASPSSPAPRPRSSQRPLPVRRAAASFAVSRRSLLVPRAVAAPTDRASPEVVGRFKLESNSELQVTLNPAPQGAVAEINLQATNTSGSLVLHWGALRPDRREWLLPSRRPDGTTVYKNKALRSPFVKSGDNSTLRIEIDDPAVQAIEFLVFDEARNKWFKNNGQNFLIQLQTSHNEGQDAPGASASAIVVPEDLVQIQSYLRWERNGKQSYTADQEKVEYEAARAELIEELNRGVPLEKLRARLTKTPESSGSDAPASQTTITSVPEELVQVQAYLRWEKAGKPNYSPEKQLVEFEEARKELQAELDNGASVDQLRKKIVKGNLEKKVSKQLEKKKYFSVERIQRRNRDITQLLNKHKPVVTEQQVKAAPKQPTVLDLFTKSLQEGDNCDVLSRKLFKIGDEEILAIATNALGKTRVHLATNRMEPLILHWALAKNPGEWEAPPSSIVPSGSTVLDKACETSFGESELDGLQYQVVEIELDDGRYKGMPFVLRRGETWIKNNDSDFYLDFNTKVTKKSKDTGDAGKGTAKDFLERIADLEEDAQRSFMHRFNIAADLVDQARDAGLLGIVGLFVWIRFMSTRQLIWNKNYNVKPREISQAQDRFTDDLENMYKSYPQYREILRMLLSAVGRGGEGDVGQRIRDEILVIQRNNDCKGGIMEEWHQKLHNNTSPDDVVICQAIIDYIKSDFDINVYWDTLNKNGITKERLLSYDRAIHSEPKFRSDQKEGLLRDLGNYMRSLKAVHSGADLESAIATCMGYKSEGEGFMVGVQINPVNGLSSGFPDLLQFVLDHVEDKSAEPLLEGLLEARVELRPLLTGSSERLKDLIFLDIALDSTFRTAVERSYEELNDAAPEKIMYFISLVLENLALSTDDNEDILYCLKGWNRAMDMVKQKDDQWALYAKAFLDRTRLALASKGEQYYNMMQPSAEYLGSLLNVEEWAVDIFTEEVIRGGSAATLSALLNRFDPVLRNVAHLGSWQVISPVEVTGYIVVVDKLLSVQNKTYDKPTILVAKSVKGEEEIPDGVVGVITPDMPDVLSHVSVRARNCKVLFATCFDPNTLSEFQGHEGKVFSFKTTSADVTYREVSDSELMQSSSSDAQGGEAIPSLSLVKKKFLGKYAISAEEFSDEMVGAKSRNIAYLKGKVPSWVGIPTSVAIPFGTFEKILSDETNKEVAQNIQMLKGRLAQEDFSALGEIRKTVLNLTAPTQPVKELKEKMLSSGMPWPGDESDHRWEQAWMAIKKVWASKWNERAYFSTRKVKLDHEYLSMAVLVQEIVNADYAFVIHTTNPSSGDSSEIYAEVVKGLGETLVGAYPGRAMSFVCKKDDLDSPKVLGYPSKPIGLFIKRSIIFRSDSNGEDLEGYAGAGLYDSVPMDVEDEVVLDYTTDPLITDSGFRNSILSSIARAGHAIEELYGSPQDVEGVVKDGKIYVVQTRPQM, from the exons ATGGGCGGATTCTCTGCGGCTACAGCGGCGGAGCGGTGCGCCGTCGGGATCCACGCGTCCCCGTCCTCGCCGGCGCCTCGCCCGCGGTCGTCGCAGCGGCCGCTGcccgtccgccgcgccgccgcctccttcgcgGTCTCCCGCCGCAGCCTCCTCGTGCCCCGAGCCGTCGCCGCGCCCACCGACCGCGCCTCCCCGGAA GTTGTCGGAAGGTTCAAGCTGGAGTCCAACTCCGAGCTCCAG GTGACTCTGAACCCAGCGCCGCAGGGTGCGGTCGCCGAGATCAATCTCCAGGCGACCAACACCAGCGGCTCCCTGGTTCTGCATTGGGGCGCCCTCCGCCCGGATAGGAG AGAATGGCTCCTCCCGTCCCGAAGACCCGATGGAACGACAGTGTACAAGAACAAGGCCCTCAGGTCACCTTTTGTAAAG TCAGGTGACAATTCCACGCTGAGAATTGAGATAGATGATCCCGCGGTTCAAGCCATCGAGTTCCTCGTGTTCGACGAGGCACGGAATAAATG GTTTAAAAACAATGGCCAGAATTTCCTAATCCAACTCCAGACAAGCCATAATGAGGGGCAAGATGCACCTGGTGCTTCTGCTTCTGCTATTGTGGTGCCAGAGGATCTTGTGCAGATCCAATCGTACCTTCGTTGGGAAAGGAACGGAAAGCAGTCTTATACAGCTGACCAAGAGAAG GTGGAGTATGAAGCAGCACGAGCAGAGTTAATAGAGGAATTAAACAGAGGTGTTCCACTGGAGAAGCTGCGAGCTAGATTAACAAAAACACCCGAGTCGAGTGGAAGTGATGCTCCTGCATCTCAAACTACCATAACCAGTGTCCCAGAGGAACTTGTACAAGTCCAGGCTTACCTAAGATGGGAGAAAGCTGGCAAGCCAAATTATTCCCCAGAGAAGCAACTG GTTGAGTTTGAGGAAGCAAGGAAGGAACTGCAGGCTGAGTTGGATAATGGAGCCTCAGTTGATCAATTAAGGAAGAAAATTGTGAAAGGAAACCTTGAAAAGAAAGTTTCCAAGCAACTGGAGAAGAAGAAGTACTTCTCAGTAGAAAGGATTCAGCGCAGAAACAGAGATATCACGCAACTTCTTAATAAACATAAGCCTGTGGTTACAGAACAGCAAGTAAAAGCTGCACCCAAACAGCCAACTGTTTTGGATCTCTTCACAAAGTCCTTGCAAGAGGGGGATAACTGTGACGTCCTAAGCAGGAAGCTTTTCAAGATCGGTGATGAGGAGATACTG GCAATTGCCACAAATGCTCTAGGTAAAACCAGAGTTCACTTGGCAACAAACCGTATGGAGCCACTTATTCTTCACTGGGCACTGGCAAAAAATCCCGGAGAATGGGAG GCACCTCCTTCTAGCATAGTGCCTTCTGGCTCAACAGTTCTCGACAAGGCATGTGAAACTTCATTCGGTGAGTCTGAATTGGATGGTTTGCAATACCAG GTTGTTGAGATAGAGCTTGATGACGGCAGATACAAGGGGATGCCCTTTGTTCTCCGGCGTGGTGAAACATGGATAAAGAACAACGACTCTGACTTCTATTTGGATTTCAACACCAAAGTTACCAAGAAATCAAAG GATACGGGTGATGCCGGTAAAGGCACCGCAAAGGATTTCCTGGAAAGAATAGCAGATCTGGAGGAAGATGCCCAGCGATCTTTTATGCACAG ATTTAATATTGCGGCGGATCTAGTTGACCAAGCCAGAGATGCTGGACTATTGGGTATCGTTGGACTTTTTGTTTGGATTAGATTCATGTCTACCAGGCAACTAATATGGAACAAGAACTACAATGTGAAACCACG TGAGATAAGCCAAGCACAAGACAGGTTTACAGATGACCTTGAGAATATGTACAAAAGTTACCCACAGTACAGAGAGATCTTAAGAATGTTATTGTCTGCTGTTGGTCGTGGAGGTGAAGGTGATGTTGGTCAGCGTATCCGTGATGAGATATTAGTAATCCAG aGAAATAATGACTGCAAAGGTGGAATTATGGAAGAATGGCACCAGAAACTGCACAACAATACAAGCCCAGATGATGTAGTCATATGCCAG GCGATAATTGATTATATCAAGAGCGATTTCGATATCAACGTTTACTGGGACACCTTGAACAAAAATGGCATAACCAAAGAACGACTGTTGAGCTATGATCGTGCAATTCATTCAGAACCAAAATTCAGGAGTGACCAGAAAGAGGGGTTACTCCGTGATTTGGGCAACTATATGAGAAGCCTGAAG GCTGTGCACTCTGGTGCTGATCTTGAGTCTGCTATTGCGACATGTATGGGATACAAATCAGAG GGTGAAGGTTTCATGGTTGGTGTTCAAATCAACCCGGTGAATGGTTTATCATCTGGTTTTCCT GATTTGCTTCAATTTGTGCTTGACCATGTTGAGGATAAATCAGCAGAGCCACTTCTTGAG GGGTTATTGGAGGCTCGTGTTGAACTACGCCCTTTGCTCACTGGCTCATCTGAACGCTTGAAGGATCTTATCTTTTTGGACATTGCTCTTGATTCTACTTTCAGGACAGCAGTTGAAAGGTCGTATGAGGAGCTGAATGATGCAGCACCGGAG AAAATTATGTACTTCATCAGTCTTGTTCTTGAAAATCTTGCCTTGTCCACTGACGACAACGAAGACATCTTATATTGCTTAAAG GGATGGAATCGAGCCATGGACATGGTTAAGCAAAAGGATGACCAATGGGCTCTCTACGCTAAAGCATTTCTTGACAGAACCAGACTTGCCCTTGCGAGCAAGGGCGAACAATACTACAATATGATGCAGCCCTCGGCTGAATATCTTGGCTCATTACTCAACGTTGAGGAATGGGCT GTTGACATCTTCACAGAAGAAGTAATTCGTGGTGGATCAGCTGCCACTTTATCTGCTCTTCTGAACCGATTTGACCCTGTTCTCAGAAATGTCGCACACCTTGGAAG TTGGCAGGTTATTAGCCCAGTTGAAGTAACAGGTTATATTGTAGTGGTTGATAAGTTGCTTTCTGTTCAAAACAAAACTTATGATAAACCAACAATCCTTGTGGCAAAGAGTGTCAAGGGAGAGGAAGAAATACCAGATGGTGTTGTTGGCGTGATAACACCTGATATGCCAGATGTTCTGTCTCATGTGTCAGTTCGAGCAAGGAATTGCAAG GTGTTGTTTGCGACATGCTTTGACCCGAATACCCTGTCTGAATTTCAAGGACATGAAGGGAAGGTGTTTTCCTTCAAAACTACTTCTGCAGATGTCACCTACAG GGAGGTATCGGACAGTGAACTTATgcagtcaagttcttcagatgCACAAGGTGGTGAAGCAATACCATCTTTATCATTAGTCAAGAAAAAGTTCCTTGGAAAATATGCAATATCAGCGGAAGAGTTCTCTGATGAAATG GTTGGAGCAAAGTCCCGCAACATAGCATACCTGAAAGGAAAAGTACCTTCATGGGTTGGTATCCCAACATCAGTTGCGATACCATTTGGGACCTTTGAGAAGATATTGTCTGATGAGACCAATAAG GAAGTAGCACAAAACATACAGATGCTGAAGGGCAGACTTGCTCAAGAAGATTTTAGTGCTCTAGGAGAAATCCGGAAAACTGTTCTTAATCTAACTGCTCCAACTCAACCG GTTAAGGAGCTGAAGGAGAAGATGCTAAGCTCCGGAATGCCCTGGCCTGGAGATGAAAGTGACCACCGTTGGGAGCAAGCATGGATGGCAATTAAAAAG GTTTGGGCATCAAAATGGAATGAAAGAGCATACTTTAGTACACGCAAGGTGAAGCTCGATCATGAGTACCTTTCCATGGCTGTTCTTGTACAAGAAATTGTCAACGCAGACTATGCCTTTGTCATTCATACTACGAACCCGTCATCTGGAGATTCTTCTGAGATATATGCTGAAGTGGTGAAAGGACTTGGAGAGACACTTGTGGGAGCTTATCCTGGCCGTGCCATGAGCTTCGTGTGTAAGAAAGATGACCTTGACTCTCCCAAG GTACTGGGTTACCCTAGCAAGCCAATTGGTCTCTTCATAAAGCGGTCAATCATCTTCCGCTCAGACTCTAATGGTGAGGATCTGGAAGGTTACGCTGGAGCAGGGCTGTATGATAG TGTCCCTATGGATGTGGAAGATGAAGTTGTACTCGACTACACGACCGACCCTCTCATCACTGACTCTGGATTCCGGAACTCAATCCTCTCAAGCATTGCACGGGCTGGCCACGCCATCGAGGAGCTCTATGGGTCACCACAGGATGTTGAGGGAGTAGTGAAGGATGGGAAGATCTACGTAGTCCAGACAAGACCACAGATGTAA
- the LOC100682431 gene encoding alpha-glucan water dikinase, chloroplastic isoform X2: MGGFSAATAAERCAVGIHASPSSPAPRPRSSQRPLPVRRAAASFAVSRRSLLVPRAVAAPTDRASPEVVGRFKLESNSELQVTLNPAPQGAVAEINLQATNTSGSLVLHWGALRPDRREWLLPSRRPDGTTVYKNKALRSPFVKSGDNSTLRIEIDDPAVQAIEFLVFDEARNKWFKNNGQNFLIQLQTSHNEGQDAPGASASAIVVPEDLVQIQSYLRWERNGKQSYTADQEKVEYEAARAELIEELNRGVPLEKLRARLTKTPESSGSDAPASQTTITSVPEELVQVQAYLRWEKAGKPNYSPEKQLVEFEEARKELQAELDNGASVDQLRKKIVKGNLEKKVSKQLEKKKYFSVERIQRRNRDITQLLNKHKPVVTEQQVKAAPKQPTVLDLFTKSLQEGDNCDVLSRKLFKIGDEEILAIATNALGKTRVHLATNRMEPLILHWALAKNPGEWEAPPSSIVPSGSTVLDKACETSFGESELDGLQYQVVEIELDDGRYKGMPFVLRRGETWIKNNDSDFYLDFNTKVTKKSKDTGDAGKGTAKDFLERIADLEEDAQRSFMHRFNIAADLVDQARDAGLLGIVGLFVWIRFMSTRQLIWNKNYNVKPREISQAQDRFTDDLENMYKSYPQYREILRMLLSAVGRGGEGDVGQRIRDEILVIQRNNDCKGGIMEEWHQKLHNNTSPDDVVICQAIIDYIKSDFDINVYWDTLNKNGITKERLLSYDRAIHSEPKFRSDQKEGLLRDLGNYMRSLKAVHSGADLESAIATCMGYKSEGEGFMVGVQINPVNGLSSGFPDLLQFVLDHVEDKSAEPLLEGLLEARVELRPLLTGSSERLKDLIFLDIALDSTFRTAVERSYEELNDAAPEKIMYFISLVLENLALSTDDNEDILYCLKGWNRAMDMVKQKDDQWALYAKAFLDRTRLALASKGEQYYNMMQPSAEYLGSLLNVEEWAVDIFTEEVIRGGSAATLSALLNRFDPVLRNVAHLGSWQVISPVEVTGYIVVVDKLLSVQNKTYDKPTILVAKSVKGEEEIPDGVVGVITPDMPDVLSHVSVRARNCKVLFATCFDPNTLSEFQGHEGKVFSFKTTSADVTYREVSDSELMQSSSSDAQGGEAIPSLSLVKKKFLGKYAISAEEFSDEMVGAKSRNIAYLKGKVPSWVGIPTSVAIPFGTFEKILSDETNKEVAQNIQMLKGRLAQEDFSALGEIRKTVLNLTAPTQPVKELKEKMLSSGMPWPGDESDHRWEQAWMAIKKVCSPDTHTSEGSRNAMDLPT; the protein is encoded by the exons ATGGGCGGATTCTCTGCGGCTACAGCGGCGGAGCGGTGCGCCGTCGGGATCCACGCGTCCCCGTCCTCGCCGGCGCCTCGCCCGCGGTCGTCGCAGCGGCCGCTGcccgtccgccgcgccgccgcctccttcgcgGTCTCCCGCCGCAGCCTCCTCGTGCCCCGAGCCGTCGCCGCGCCCACCGACCGCGCCTCCCCGGAA GTTGTCGGAAGGTTCAAGCTGGAGTCCAACTCCGAGCTCCAG GTGACTCTGAACCCAGCGCCGCAGGGTGCGGTCGCCGAGATCAATCTCCAGGCGACCAACACCAGCGGCTCCCTGGTTCTGCATTGGGGCGCCCTCCGCCCGGATAGGAG AGAATGGCTCCTCCCGTCCCGAAGACCCGATGGAACGACAGTGTACAAGAACAAGGCCCTCAGGTCACCTTTTGTAAAG TCAGGTGACAATTCCACGCTGAGAATTGAGATAGATGATCCCGCGGTTCAAGCCATCGAGTTCCTCGTGTTCGACGAGGCACGGAATAAATG GTTTAAAAACAATGGCCAGAATTTCCTAATCCAACTCCAGACAAGCCATAATGAGGGGCAAGATGCACCTGGTGCTTCTGCTTCTGCTATTGTGGTGCCAGAGGATCTTGTGCAGATCCAATCGTACCTTCGTTGGGAAAGGAACGGAAAGCAGTCTTATACAGCTGACCAAGAGAAG GTGGAGTATGAAGCAGCACGAGCAGAGTTAATAGAGGAATTAAACAGAGGTGTTCCACTGGAGAAGCTGCGAGCTAGATTAACAAAAACACCCGAGTCGAGTGGAAGTGATGCTCCTGCATCTCAAACTACCATAACCAGTGTCCCAGAGGAACTTGTACAAGTCCAGGCTTACCTAAGATGGGAGAAAGCTGGCAAGCCAAATTATTCCCCAGAGAAGCAACTG GTTGAGTTTGAGGAAGCAAGGAAGGAACTGCAGGCTGAGTTGGATAATGGAGCCTCAGTTGATCAATTAAGGAAGAAAATTGTGAAAGGAAACCTTGAAAAGAAAGTTTCCAAGCAACTGGAGAAGAAGAAGTACTTCTCAGTAGAAAGGATTCAGCGCAGAAACAGAGATATCACGCAACTTCTTAATAAACATAAGCCTGTGGTTACAGAACAGCAAGTAAAAGCTGCACCCAAACAGCCAACTGTTTTGGATCTCTTCACAAAGTCCTTGCAAGAGGGGGATAACTGTGACGTCCTAAGCAGGAAGCTTTTCAAGATCGGTGATGAGGAGATACTG GCAATTGCCACAAATGCTCTAGGTAAAACCAGAGTTCACTTGGCAACAAACCGTATGGAGCCACTTATTCTTCACTGGGCACTGGCAAAAAATCCCGGAGAATGGGAG GCACCTCCTTCTAGCATAGTGCCTTCTGGCTCAACAGTTCTCGACAAGGCATGTGAAACTTCATTCGGTGAGTCTGAATTGGATGGTTTGCAATACCAG GTTGTTGAGATAGAGCTTGATGACGGCAGATACAAGGGGATGCCCTTTGTTCTCCGGCGTGGTGAAACATGGATAAAGAACAACGACTCTGACTTCTATTTGGATTTCAACACCAAAGTTACCAAGAAATCAAAG GATACGGGTGATGCCGGTAAAGGCACCGCAAAGGATTTCCTGGAAAGAATAGCAGATCTGGAGGAAGATGCCCAGCGATCTTTTATGCACAG ATTTAATATTGCGGCGGATCTAGTTGACCAAGCCAGAGATGCTGGACTATTGGGTATCGTTGGACTTTTTGTTTGGATTAGATTCATGTCTACCAGGCAACTAATATGGAACAAGAACTACAATGTGAAACCACG TGAGATAAGCCAAGCACAAGACAGGTTTACAGATGACCTTGAGAATATGTACAAAAGTTACCCACAGTACAGAGAGATCTTAAGAATGTTATTGTCTGCTGTTGGTCGTGGAGGTGAAGGTGATGTTGGTCAGCGTATCCGTGATGAGATATTAGTAATCCAG aGAAATAATGACTGCAAAGGTGGAATTATGGAAGAATGGCACCAGAAACTGCACAACAATACAAGCCCAGATGATGTAGTCATATGCCAG GCGATAATTGATTATATCAAGAGCGATTTCGATATCAACGTTTACTGGGACACCTTGAACAAAAATGGCATAACCAAAGAACGACTGTTGAGCTATGATCGTGCAATTCATTCAGAACCAAAATTCAGGAGTGACCAGAAAGAGGGGTTACTCCGTGATTTGGGCAACTATATGAGAAGCCTGAAG GCTGTGCACTCTGGTGCTGATCTTGAGTCTGCTATTGCGACATGTATGGGATACAAATCAGAG GGTGAAGGTTTCATGGTTGGTGTTCAAATCAACCCGGTGAATGGTTTATCATCTGGTTTTCCT GATTTGCTTCAATTTGTGCTTGACCATGTTGAGGATAAATCAGCAGAGCCACTTCTTGAG GGGTTATTGGAGGCTCGTGTTGAACTACGCCCTTTGCTCACTGGCTCATCTGAACGCTTGAAGGATCTTATCTTTTTGGACATTGCTCTTGATTCTACTTTCAGGACAGCAGTTGAAAGGTCGTATGAGGAGCTGAATGATGCAGCACCGGAG AAAATTATGTACTTCATCAGTCTTGTTCTTGAAAATCTTGCCTTGTCCACTGACGACAACGAAGACATCTTATATTGCTTAAAG GGATGGAATCGAGCCATGGACATGGTTAAGCAAAAGGATGACCAATGGGCTCTCTACGCTAAAGCATTTCTTGACAGAACCAGACTTGCCCTTGCGAGCAAGGGCGAACAATACTACAATATGATGCAGCCCTCGGCTGAATATCTTGGCTCATTACTCAACGTTGAGGAATGGGCT GTTGACATCTTCACAGAAGAAGTAATTCGTGGTGGATCAGCTGCCACTTTATCTGCTCTTCTGAACCGATTTGACCCTGTTCTCAGAAATGTCGCACACCTTGGAAG TTGGCAGGTTATTAGCCCAGTTGAAGTAACAGGTTATATTGTAGTGGTTGATAAGTTGCTTTCTGTTCAAAACAAAACTTATGATAAACCAACAATCCTTGTGGCAAAGAGTGTCAAGGGAGAGGAAGAAATACCAGATGGTGTTGTTGGCGTGATAACACCTGATATGCCAGATGTTCTGTCTCATGTGTCAGTTCGAGCAAGGAATTGCAAG GTGTTGTTTGCGACATGCTTTGACCCGAATACCCTGTCTGAATTTCAAGGACATGAAGGGAAGGTGTTTTCCTTCAAAACTACTTCTGCAGATGTCACCTACAG GGAGGTATCGGACAGTGAACTTATgcagtcaagttcttcagatgCACAAGGTGGTGAAGCAATACCATCTTTATCATTAGTCAAGAAAAAGTTCCTTGGAAAATATGCAATATCAGCGGAAGAGTTCTCTGATGAAATG GTTGGAGCAAAGTCCCGCAACATAGCATACCTGAAAGGAAAAGTACCTTCATGGGTTGGTATCCCAACATCAGTTGCGATACCATTTGGGACCTTTGAGAAGATATTGTCTGATGAGACCAATAAG GAAGTAGCACAAAACATACAGATGCTGAAGGGCAGACTTGCTCAAGAAGATTTTAGTGCTCTAGGAGAAATCCGGAAAACTGTTCTTAATCTAACTGCTCCAACTCAACCG GTTAAGGAGCTGAAGGAGAAGATGCTAAGCTCCGGAATGCCCTGGCCTGGAGATGAAAGTGACCACCGTTGGGAGCAAGCATGGATGGCAATTAAAAAGGTCTGCTCTCCTGACACTCATACCAGTGAAGGATCC AGAAACGCCATGGACTTACCTACATAA